The DNA region ATCCATCTTCCCGGCCGGAAGTTCAAGAAGCTCTTGCTCAATGGGGTATCTGTACTGCTCAACAAAGATGATTTCCTCTCCCAAAACCGGGACGATGACGACCGCACCGGGATGATCCACTACCTCACGGGTCGACTCCTCACCGTTTGGAAGTCTTACACGATCGACCCTCACACTTATCATCTTTCCTTCGAAAACTCTTTTGCTTTCGATCTTCTGTTCGTAAAATTTCACCATCACACCTCCAGTATTTTCTCTACCTCCACAGGCACGATGGCGGACACGCCATTCACCATGGTTACACCGTGCAGAAGATCCGCTGCCTCCATGACGATCTTATTGTGAGTGATCACGATGAACTGTGTTTGCCTGGCATTCTTCTTTAGCAACATCTTGAATCTCTCAGCGTTGTAGTCATCGAGGGGAGCATCCACTTCATCGAGCACGTAGAAGGGACTTGGCTTTATCTCCATCAACGCAAAAAGTAGAGCGATTCCCACAAGTGCCTTTTCTCCGCCAGAGAGAAGGTTCAGCTTTTGATCTCTTCGACCGGGTTTTCTTATGGATATCTCAAACCCTGCGTCGAGAATGCTCTTTGCTTCGGAAACTATGTTGATCCTGCCTTCTCCCCCGAAGAATAGAAGTGAGATCAACCTGTTGAAACTCTCGTTCACCTTCTGATAAACATCGAAGAGAAGGCTTTCGGCTTCACGGTCTGTCTTCTCTATGATCCCCTCGAGTTTTCTCTTCGCTTCTTCAAGGTCCTCTTTTTGTTTCAGGATCTCTTCGTACTCTTCCCGAAGCTTTTCGTACTCTTCTATCGCTGTGAGGTCCACCGGGCCAAGGTACTTCATCTTGTTCTCAAGATCTTTCATGGATCTGTGGATCTCCTCCAGCTTTTCGTCGGGGAGCTCTTCCACCTCTTCTTCATTCCCCGAGAACTCTCCCAGGATGTTTGCCACTTTCATTCTACTTTCCTGAAGCGCCAGTTCAACTTGATGGAGGTGATTTCTCAGTTTTTCCTTCTCTTCTTTCAGATCGTTCATTCTTCTTTCTGTCTCTTGAAGTTCCTTCATCTTCTCCTCTTTTCCCGTTCTGTGAAGTCTCATGGTCTCGAATATGCTATCCATTTCTTTTTTGAGGTGCTCTATCTCCCGTTCGTGCTCTCTTATGGCCTGTCTGTACTTCTCCATCTCTTCCTCGAGTACTCCCATCTGGGATTTCAGGTGTTCCATCTCTTCATCAGAACGTTTTATCATTCTCCTTGCGTCTTGCATCTCTTTTTCGTAACGTTCTTTGGTTTCAAGAAGGCTTCCCACTTCCGCTTTGAGGGTGAAGAGCTTTTCGTTTATTTCATCGATGATCTTTCTTTCTTTTTCCAGTTCCTCGGAATACTCAGAAAGTGCCTCCTGGAGCGATTTTCTGCGCTCTTTCAGCTTGTCCATTTCCTTGAAGATCCTCTCTCTTCTTGCTTTCAGACCTTCCTCCTTTGCTCTGTATTCTGCGAGGAGATTTTCGAGATTCTGTATTTCGCCCTGCAGCTGGCTTATGGATCTCAGTATTTCAGAGAGAACCGTCTTCGTTGAAGAAGATTTCTTGGAGAGATCAAAGAGTTCCCTCTGGACGATCGTTTCCTGTTTTTTCAGGTCTTCCTGTTCTGTCATCAAAGAAGCGAGTTCTTCCTTCTTTTCAAGGATCGCTTTTTCTGTCTTTTCCATCTCCTGCTCCACGTGTTTCAATCTTATTCGCCTCTCGAAAACGTTGCTCGATCTTTCTTCTCTTCCACCCGTGATGGCACCCCTTCCACTTATCAGCTCCCCGCCCAGTGTTGCAATTCTCGTGTTGAGATGGTACTTCTTTTTCATCCTTATCGCATCGTCAAGTGTCTCCACAACGAAGGAATTTCCAAACAAAAATCCTGAGAGCACTTCCAGATCAGAAGGAAGTTTCACCAGATCGACGGCGTAACCGATGAACCCTCTTTCTTTTTCCAGCCCGGACACTCCGCTGAAAGACCCATCTATCAGGTCGAGTGGGAGTATGGTAACTCTTCCCAATGCGTTTTGTTTCATGAACTCAACGATCATCTTCGCCGTGTCCACGTCCTTCACAACGATGTTTTGTGACATCCCACCGAGAAGGACACTGATGGCGAGTGAATACTCCTCTTCCACTTCGAGAAGGTTCGCTACCACGTCGATGAGTCCTGGGAATCTTTCTTTCTCGTCGAAAACGGCCCTCACCGCTCTGGAAAAACCTCTGTATTCCTTCATTTCCCTTTCCAGCATTTCTTTTTCGAACTGAAGTTCTCTCATTCTCTTTTCCAGGTTTTCTATTTCATGAGAGAGTTCTCTGATCTTTCTCTCTGTTTCTTCAATACCCTCTCGAACGACCTTTAGTTCTTCGGTGAGTTTCCTTTCTTCTTCATCGAACTCTTCCGCACGCCTGGATATCTCCCTGAATTCTCCTTTCTTTTCCTCGAGCTCTCTTCTTCTTGCAGAGATTTGATTCTCGGTGATCTTCCTTCTCTTTTCCAGGTCTTCGAGGTTTTCACCGATCCTGAGGAGCTCGTTTTCCATCTTGAGGATCTGTTTTTCCATGCTTGAAGCTTCTTCTCTGAGTCTCATGAATTCTTTTTCTTTCTCATCGAACCTTGAAAGGATGGATTCTTTCTCCTTTTCCAGAGAATCGAGTTCGTTCGACTTTTGCTCATACTCACCTGCTACCCCCTTGAATATGTATTCCATCTCTTCCAGTCTTTTTGTGTACTCTTTCTTTCTCCTTTCCAGCTCATCGAGTCTTGTAGAGATCTCCACGTACCTGTTTTCACTATTCGCAAGCTTTGAAGAGTAAAGATTCTTCATCTCCTGTAGATCACTCTGCCTTTTTTTGTAGTCCTCGAGTAGTTTTGTGTACCTCTCTATTTCCTGATCCATCTCCCCGAATTCACTCCTCAGAGTGCTCCATCTTGTCTCGAGCTCTACAAGTTCCTTCTGGATCTCCTTTATCTTCCTGTTAGTCCTTTCTTCTTCCTCTCGATAGAATTCAAGCTTTTTCTTTTCTCTCTTCAGGACGTTTCCATAGTAGAGCTTCTGGAGCTTTTCCAGCTGAGAAGAGTACTCTTTGTACCTCTCTGCCCTCTTCGCCCTGAGATATAGTGACTTCATTTGACGCTCTCTTTCATACAGGACATCCTTTACCCTGTCGAGATTGACCTTTGTTTTCTCCAGGTTTGCTTCTGTTTCCTTCTTTTTCTCCCTGTAGATGGAAATACCTGCGGCTTCTTCTAGAAGAAGTCTCAGTTCTTCCGGAGAAGCGTTGACCACCCTATCTATTTGCCCCTGGCCGACAATGGAGTAGAAGTCTACCCCGAGGCCGGTACCCACAAAGCGATCTTTTATATCCTTGAGCCTGACAGGACTACCGTTCAGATAGTAGGTATTTTCCCCTGTTCTTTTCAATTCGCGGGCAACTGTGATCTCTTCACCATCCTCTTCAAAGACGAGTTCCACATATGCGGCACCAGCGGGTGGTAGGTTCTCCGATCCGGAGAAAATCATGTCGAATTTCTCACTTGCGCGCAGCTCTTTCTTTGATTGCTCTCCAAAGACCCATTTTATGGCATCTATGATGTTGGATTTCCCACTACCGTTCGGCCCGACAATGGCGGTGATCTGATCGGAGAAGGTGATCAGGGAAGGCCTGCCGAACGATTTGAAACCCTTCAAAAAGAGTTTTTTCAACCTCAAACCGATCCCCTCCTACACGTTAGATTTTATCATCCTTTGATGCTAAAATTGACCTAGAAGGAGGTGTAAACATGCAGTACAGGAGGTTCGGAAAAACAGGGGTGAAGACTTCCCTTCTGGGTTTTGGAGCGATGAGACTTCCCGTGATAGGAGAAGACCACTCCAGAATCGACGAAGAAAAGGCAATAGAGATGATCAGATACGCCATCGATCACGGTGTCAACTACGTTGACACGGCCTATCCATATCACGGTGGGAACAGTGAGAAAGTTGTGGGGAAAGCCCTGAAAGACGGTTATCGAGAGAAAGTCTTCCTTGCCACAAAATCTCCCGTCTGGCAGGTGGAAAAGCACGAAGACTTCTACAAATATCTAGACGAACAACTCGAAAGACTCCAAACGGATCACGTGGATATGTACCTGATGCACGCCCTGAACAAGGACAGATGGGAAAAGATAAAAGAACTCAGGTTCTTCGAATTTTTCGAGAAGATGAAGACGGAAGGAAGGATCAAATTTGCCGGTTTTTCTTTTCACGACAGGTATCCTGTTTTTAAAGAGATTGTGGACGGGTACGACTGGGATTTCTGCCAGATACAGCTCAACTACATGGACGAGAACTACCAGGCTGGTGTGAAAGGCCTCAAGTACGCCGCTTCAAAAGGCCTTGCCGTTGTGATCATGGAACCTTTGAAAGGAGGAAAACTCGCAAGACTCCCAAAGAGAGTGATGGAAATTCTTGAAAGATCCAGAAGGAACTGGTCTCCCGTTGAATTGAGTTTCAGATGGCTCGGAAACTTTCCCGAGGTATCAACAGTTCTGAGTGGAATGAGCACACTGGATCAGGTGAAACAGAACGTGGAGATCATGAGCAGAATCACCCCGAACAATCTAACAGAGGAAGACCTGAAAATGATAGAAGAGATAAAGAGAACACTCGAATCTTTCGCAGTTATAAATTGCACAGAATGCGGATACTGCATGCCCTGTCCGAACGGAGTAGACATCCCCGGAAACTTCAGATTGTACAACGAAACCGTGATGTTCGAAGATTGGGAAGGTGGCAGAAGAACGTACAGATGGTTAGAAAGCCAAAAGTCT from Thermotoga sp. includes:
- the smc gene encoding chromosome segregation protein SMC — encoded protein: MRLKKLFLKGFKSFGRPSLITFSDQITAIVGPNGSGKSNIIDAIKWVFGEQSKKELRASEKFDMIFSGSENLPPAGAAYVELVFEEDGEEITVARELKRTGENTYYLNGSPVRLKDIKDRFVGTGLGVDFYSIVGQGQIDRVVNASPEELRLLLEEAAGISIYREKKKETEANLEKTKVNLDRVKDVLYERERQMKSLYLRAKRAERYKEYSSQLEKLQKLYYGNVLKREKKKLEFYREEEERTNRKIKEIQKELVELETRWSTLRSEFGEMDQEIERYTKLLEDYKKRQSDLQEMKNLYSSKLANSENRYVEISTRLDELERRKKEYTKRLEEMEYIFKGVAGEYEQKSNELDSLEKEKESILSRFDEKEKEFMRLREEASSMEKQILKMENELLRIGENLEDLEKRRKITENQISARRRELEEKKGEFREISRRAEEFDEEERKLTEELKVVREGIEETERKIRELSHEIENLEKRMRELQFEKEMLEREMKEYRGFSRAVRAVFDEKERFPGLIDVVANLLEVEEEYSLAISVLLGGMSQNIVVKDVDTAKMIVEFMKQNALGRVTILPLDLIDGSFSGVSGLEKERGFIGYAVDLVKLPSDLEVLSGFLFGNSFVVETLDDAIRMKKKYHLNTRIATLGGELISGRGAITGGREERSSNVFERRIRLKHVEQEMEKTEKAILEKKEELASLMTEQEDLKKQETIVQRELFDLSKKSSSTKTVLSEILRSISQLQGEIQNLENLLAEYRAKEEGLKARRERIFKEMDKLKERRKSLQEALSEYSEELEKERKIIDEINEKLFTLKAEVGSLLETKERYEKEMQDARRMIKRSDEEMEHLKSQMGVLEEEMEKYRQAIREHEREIEHLKKEMDSIFETMRLHRTGKEEKMKELQETERRMNDLKEEKEKLRNHLHQVELALQESRMKVANILGEFSGNEEEVEELPDEKLEEIHRSMKDLENKMKYLGPVDLTAIEEYEKLREEYEEILKQKEDLEEAKRKLEGIIEKTDREAESLLFDVYQKVNESFNRLISLLFFGGEGRINIVSEAKSILDAGFEISIRKPGRRDQKLNLLSGGEKALVGIALLFALMEIKPSPFYVLDEVDAPLDDYNAERFKMLLKKNARQTQFIVITHNKIVMEAADLLHGVTMVNGVSAIVPVEVEKILEV
- a CDS encoding aldo/keto reductase, whose product is MQYRRFGKTGVKTSLLGFGAMRLPVIGEDHSRIDEEKAIEMIRYAIDHGVNYVDTAYPYHGGNSEKVVGKALKDGYREKVFLATKSPVWQVEKHEDFYKYLDEQLERLQTDHVDMYLMHALNKDRWEKIKELRFFEFFEKMKTEGRIKFAGFSFHDRYPVFKEIVDGYDWDFCQIQLNYMDENYQAGVKGLKYAASKGLAVVIMEPLKGGKLARLPKRVMEILERSRRNWSPVELSFRWLGNFPEVSTVLSGMSTLDQVKQNVEIMSRITPNNLTEEDLKMIEEIKRTLESFAVINCTECGYCMPCPNGVDIPGNFRLYNETVMFEDWEGGRRTYRWLESQKSAASSCVECGECLSKCPQKLDIPGLLKKVHKELAEVR